The Pseudomonas eucalypticola genome has a window encoding:
- a CDS encoding sulfate ABC transporter substrate-binding protein: MHKFLSASLLAAGLGLAGLAQAAPPLLNASYDVMRDFYKDYNAAFQKHWQAEHADDKVTVQMSFGGSSKQARAVIDGLPADVITMNMATDINALADNGKLVPDNWVTRLPNDSAPFTSATVFIVRKGNPKGLKDWNDLVKDGVQVIVPNPKTSGNGRYTYLSAWGYALKNGGDENKAKAFVGQLFKHVPVLDTGGRGATTTFMTNQIGDVLVTFENEAEMIAREFGRDKFEVIYPSVSAEAEPPVAVVDKVVDKKGSRALAEEYLKYLWSPEGQDIAAQNYLRPRDPAVLAKYQDRFPKVDFLSVEKTFGDWRTVQKTHFADGGVFDQIYSPQ; this comes from the coding sequence ATGCATAAATTCTTGAGCGCTTCGCTGCTCGCCGCCGGCCTGGGGCTGGCCGGCCTGGCCCAGGCGGCGCCGCCGCTGCTGAACGCTTCCTACGACGTGATGCGCGACTTCTACAAGGACTACAACGCTGCGTTCCAGAAACACTGGCAGGCCGAGCACGCCGACGACAAGGTCACCGTGCAGATGTCCTTCGGCGGTTCCAGCAAACAGGCGCGCGCGGTGATCGACGGCCTGCCCGCCGACGTCATCACCATGAACATGGCCACCGACATCAATGCCCTGGCCGATAATGGCAAGCTGGTGCCCGATAACTGGGTGACACGCCTGCCCAATGACAGCGCGCCCTTTACCTCGGCCACGGTGTTCATCGTGCGCAAGGGCAACCCCAAGGGTTTGAAGGACTGGAACGACCTGGTCAAGGACGGCGTGCAGGTGATCGTGCCCAACCCCAAGACCAGCGGCAACGGCCGCTACACCTACCTGTCAGCCTGGGGCTATGCGCTGAAGAACGGCGGTGACGAGAACAAGGCCAAGGCGTTCGTCGGCCAGCTGTTCAAGCACGTGCCGGTGCTGGACACCGGTGGCCGCGGCGCCACCACCACCTTCATGACCAACCAGATCGGCGACGTACTGGTGACCTTCGAGAACGAAGCGGAAATGATTGCCCGCGAATTTGGCCGCGACAAGTTCGAGGTGATCTACCCCAGCGTCTCTGCCGAAGCTGAACCGCCGGTGGCGGTGGTCGACAAGGTGGTGGACAAGAAAGGCAGCCGAGCCCTGGCTGAGGAGTACTTGAAATACCTGTGGTCGCCGGAAGGCCAGGACATTGCTGCGCAGAACTACCTGCGCCCGCGTGACCCGGCGGTGCTGGCCAAATACCAGGACCGCTTTCCCAAGGTCGACTTCCTGTCAGTGGAAAAAACCTTCGGCGACTGGCGTACCGTGCAGAAAACCCACTTTGCCGATGGCGGGGTGTTTGATCAGATCTACAGCCCGCAATAA
- a CDS encoding DUF5666 domain-containing protein, which yields MKRLFCASTLALAVFASAGLQAADAPPSGVRGAITAVNGDDLQVKTNRGEDVVVHLTADTQVRGVTLANIADIKPGSYIGSAAVPQADGTLKALEVHVFPPSMAGTGDGHRAFDLASNSSMTNGSVGDLVVANGRTITVKYKGGEQKILVPEDVPVVNLVPADRSLLKPGVKVVLFAQKAADGSYTAKAISAGENGLKPPM from the coding sequence ATGAAACGTCTGTTCTGCGCTTCCACCCTGGCCCTGGCGGTGTTCGCCAGCGCCGGCCTGCAGGCCGCCGACGCACCACCTTCGGGCGTGCGCGGGGCCATCACGGCGGTCAACGGCGACGACCTGCAGGTCAAGACCAACCGTGGCGAAGATGTGGTGGTACACCTGACTGCCGACACCCAGGTGCGCGGCGTGACCTTGGCCAACATCGCTGACATCAAGCCGGGCAGCTACATCGGCTCGGCGGCCGTGCCTCAGGCTGACGGCACCCTCAAGGCCCTGGAAGTGCATGTGTTCCCGCCATCCATGGCCGGCACCGGTGATGGCCACCGCGCCTTCGACCTGGCCAGCAACAGCAGCATGACCAACGGCAGTGTCGGCGACCTGGTGGTGGCGAACGGGCGCACCATCACGGTGAAATACAAGGGCGGCGAGCAGAAGATCCTGGTGCCGGAGGACGTGCCGGTGGTGAACCTGGTGCCGGCCGATCGCAGCTTGCTGAAGCCGGGGGTGAAGGTGGTGCTGTTCGCGCAGAAGGCGGCGGATGGCAGCTACACCGCCAAGGCTATTTCTGCGGGTGAGAATGGCTTGAAGCCGCCGATGTAG
- the ccmI gene encoding c-type cytochrome biogenesis protein CcmI has product MIDFWLAVGLLLLVALGFLLIPVVRGRRAQQEEDRTALNVALYQERIAELAAQREEGVLSAEQLEAGRAEAGRELLADTEGADQGRVARLGRPLPLLAAVLVPVAALGLYLHFGASDKVELTREFATPPASMAEMTSRLERAVAAQPDSAEGLFFLGRTYMSQNRPADAARIFQRTLAVAGRQPELLGQLAQAEYFASDKQWSPEIQALTDEALKADPKEVTSLGLRGIAAFEGQRYQEAVDYWQRLLALLPADDPSRAALQGGIQRAAERITASGGSPAAAPVAKGAALLKVNVDLTAGLKAKVQPGDSVFVFARASSGPPMPLAVKRLTVADLPASVELSDSDAMMPQLKLSNFPEVQLVARVSRAGQPTKGEWVGRSQPLASSTSAPQNLTIDSPDL; this is encoded by the coding sequence ATGATTGATTTCTGGCTCGCCGTAGGGCTGCTGTTGCTGGTTGCCCTGGGCTTTTTGCTGATACCTGTGGTGCGCGGCCGTCGTGCCCAACAGGAAGAAGACCGCACCGCCCTGAACGTGGCCCTGTACCAGGAGCGCATTGCCGAATTGGCTGCGCAGCGGGAAGAGGGCGTGCTCAGCGCCGAACAACTGGAGGCGGGCCGCGCCGAGGCTGGCCGCGAACTGCTGGCTGACACCGAAGGTGCCGACCAGGGCCGGGTGGCACGCCTGGGCCGGCCATTGCCGTTGCTGGCGGCCGTGCTGGTGCCCGTGGCGGCCCTGGGCCTGTACCTGCATTTCGGTGCCAGCGACAAGGTCGAGCTGACCCGTGAATTCGCCACGCCGCCCGCTTCCATGGCCGAGATGACCAGCCGCCTGGAACGCGCCGTGGCTGCCCAGCCAGACTCCGCCGAGGGCCTGTTCTTCCTCGGCCGTACCTACATGTCGCAGAACCGCCCGGCCGACGCCGCGCGCATTTTCCAGCGTACCCTGGCCGTGGCCGGGCGCCAGCCGGAGCTGCTGGGGCAACTGGCCCAGGCCGAGTATTTCGCCAGCGACAAGCAGTGGTCGCCCGAGATCCAGGCCCTCACCGATGAAGCCCTCAAGGCCGACCCCAAGGAAGTGACCAGCCTGGGCTTGCGCGGTATCGCCGCGTTCGAGGGCCAGCGCTACCAGGAAGCGGTGGACTACTGGCAACGCCTGCTGGCCTTGCTGCCGGCCGACGACCCGTCCCGGGCGGCCCTGCAAGGTGGTATCCAGCGCGCGGCCGAGCGCATCACCGCCAGTGGCGGCAGTCCTGCCGCTGCCCCTGTGGCGAAAGGCGCGGCACTGCTCAAGGTCAACGTCGACCTAACGGCTGGGCTCAAGGCCAAGGTGCAGCCGGGTGACAGCGTGTTCGTGTTTGCCCGCGCCTCGTCCGGGCCGCCCATGCCTTTGGCGGTCAAGCGCCTGACCGTGGCGGACCTGCCCGCCAGTGTCGAGCTCAGCGATAGCGATGCGATGATGCCGCAGCTGAAACTGTCCAACTTCCCCGAGGTCCAACTGGTGGCGCGCGTGTCCCGTGCCGGCCAGCCGACCAAGGGCGAATGGGTCGGCCGCAGCCAGCCCCTGGCCAGCAGCACCAGCGCGCCGCAAAACCTGACCATCGACAGCCCGGATCTCTGA
- a CDS encoding cytochrome c-type biogenesis protein, with protein MKRWLAAAGLALGLAGVAQAAIDTYQFANDAERDRYRELTQELRCPKCQNQDIADSNAPIAADLRREIFRMLGEGKTNPQIVEFMVDRYGEFVRYKPALTARTWLLWFGPGVLLVGGVGVILLIVRRRKHTSLAAEPALSPDERARLTTLLDKDHP; from the coding sequence ATGAAGCGCTGGCTGGCAGCCGCCGGCTTGGCCCTGGGCCTGGCCGGCGTGGCCCAGGCGGCCATTGACACCTACCAGTTCGCCAACGACGCCGAGCGCGACCGTTACCGCGAACTGACCCAGGAACTGCGGTGCCCCAAGTGCCAGAACCAGGACATCGCTGACTCCAATGCGCCGATTGCCGCTGACCTTCGCCGGGAAATTTTCCGCATGCTCGGTGAAGGCAAGACCAACCCGCAGATCGTCGAGTTCATGGTCGACCGTTATGGCGAGTTCGTGCGCTACAAGCCCGCGCTGACCGCCCGTACCTGGCTGCTGTGGTTCGGCCCCGGCGTGTTGCTGGTGGGCGGTGTGGGCGTGATCTTGCTGATCGTGCGCCGCCGCAAGCACACCAGCCTTGCGGCTGAACCTGCCCTGTCCCCCGACGAGCGCGCGCGCCTCACTACCCTGCTGGATAAAGACCACCCATGA
- a CDS encoding DsbE family thiol:disulfide interchange protein → MKRWMLLVPLALFLVVAVFLYRGLYLDPSELPSAMIGKPFPAFSLPSVQDGKTLTEADLKGKPALVNVWGTWCISCRVEHPVLTRLAQQGVVIYGVNYKDDNGAALKWLQDFHNPYQLNINDEQGGLGLNLGVYGAPETFLIDAKGVIRYKHVGVIDDTVWREQLASQYQGLVDEARP, encoded by the coding sequence ATGAAGCGCTGGATGTTGTTGGTGCCTTTGGCACTGTTTCTGGTAGTGGCGGTGTTCCTCTACCGCGGCTTGTACCTCGATCCGTCCGAGCTGCCCTCGGCGATGATCGGCAAGCCATTCCCGGCGTTCTCGCTGCCCTCGGTCCAGGATGGCAAGACCCTCACCGAGGCTGACCTCAAGGGCAAGCCGGCGTTGGTCAACGTGTGGGGCACCTGGTGCATTTCCTGCCGGGTCGAGCACCCGGTGCTGACCCGGCTGGCCCAGCAGGGCGTGGTGATCTACGGGGTCAACTACAAGGATGACAACGGCGCCGCGCTGAAGTGGCTGCAGGACTTCCACAACCCCTACCAGCTCAACATCAATGACGAGCAGGGCGGCCTGGGTCTGAACCTGGGCGTGTACGGCGCGCCGGAAACCTTCCTGATCGATGCCAAGGGTGTGATCCGCTACAAGCATGTGGGCGTGATCGACGACACGGTGTGGCGCGAGCAACTGGCCAGCCAGTACCAGGGCCTGGTCGACGAGGCCCGGCCATGA
- a CDS encoding heme lyase CcmF/NrfE family subunit gives MIPELGHLAMILALCFALVQATVPLFGAWRGDRQWMGLAQPAAWGQFAFLLFAFGSLTYSFMTDDFSVGYVANNSNSALPWYYKFSAVWGAHEGSLLLWALILGGWTFAVSVFSRQLPQVMLARVLAVMGMISTGFLLFLILTSNPFARILPQVPANGADLNPLLQDPGLIIHPPMLYMGYVGFSVAFAFAIAALLGGRLDAAWARWSRPWTIVAWSFLGFGITLGSWWAYYELGWGGWWFWDPVENASFMPWLVGTALIHSLAVTEKRGVFKSWTVLLAIAAFSLSLLGTFLVRSGVLTSVHAFASDPARGVFILIFLLCVVGGSLTLFAVRAPVVKSHVGFGLWSRETLLLGNNLVLVVAASMILLGTLYPLVLDALSGAKLSVGPPYFNALFVPLMGILMVVMAVGVLVRWKDTPLQWLRGMLTPVLIGAVVLAPIGGLLVDNVDWAILTVFALAAWVLLAGVRDLFDKTRHKGLMKGARGLTRSYWGMHVAHLGMAVCALGVVLSSSHSAQRDLRMAPGEAVDLAGYHFIFDGAQHYRGPNFTSDRGTVRVSKDGRDVTVLYPEKRLYTVQQSMMTEAGIDAGFTRDLYVALGEPLENGAWAVRVHVKPFVRWIWFGGLLTALGGALAATDRRYRVKVRAKVRDVLGLDGAAA, from the coding sequence CGACTTCTCCGTCGGCTACGTGGCCAACAACTCCAACAGTGCCTTGCCCTGGTACTACAAGTTCAGTGCGGTGTGGGGCGCCCATGAGGGCTCGCTGCTGCTATGGGCGCTGATCCTGGGGGGCTGGACCTTCGCGGTATCGGTATTTTCCCGGCAACTGCCACAGGTGATGCTGGCCCGGGTGCTGGCGGTGATGGGCATGATCAGCACTGGCTTCCTGCTGTTTCTGATCCTGACCTCCAACCCCTTCGCCCGTATCTTGCCGCAAGTGCCGGCCAACGGCGCGGACCTCAACCCGCTGTTGCAGGACCCGGGGCTGATCATCCACCCGCCGATGCTGTACATGGGATATGTGGGCTTTTCGGTCGCCTTCGCCTTCGCCATCGCCGCCCTGCTGGGTGGCCGGCTGGACGCCGCCTGGGCGCGCTGGTCGCGGCCCTGGACCATCGTTGCCTGGAGCTTCCTGGGTTTCGGTATCACCCTGGGCTCATGGTGGGCTTACTACGAACTGGGCTGGGGGGGCTGGTGGTTCTGGGACCCGGTGGAAAACGCGTCCTTCATGCCGTGGCTGGTGGGCACCGCGCTGATCCATTCCCTGGCCGTCACCGAAAAACGGGGCGTGTTCAAGAGCTGGACCGTGTTGCTGGCCATCGCTGCGTTCTCCCTGAGCCTGCTGGGTACCTTCCTGGTGCGCTCCGGCGTGCTGACCTCGGTGCACGCCTTCGCCTCCGACCCGGCGCGCGGGGTGTTCATCCTGATCTTCCTGCTGTGTGTGGTGGGCGGCTCGCTGACCCTGTTCGCCGTGCGCGCCCCCGTGGTCAAGAGCCACGTGGGTTTCGGCCTGTGGTCGCGCGAAACCCTGCTGCTGGGCAATAACCTGGTGCTGGTGGTGGCTGCTTCGATGATTTTGCTGGGCACCCTGTACCCACTGGTGCTGGACGCCCTCAGCGGCGCCAAGCTATCCGTAGGCCCGCCGTACTTCAACGCGCTGTTCGTGCCACTGATGGGCATCCTCATGGTGGTGATGGCGGTAGGCGTGCTGGTGCGCTGGAAAGACACGCCGCTGCAGTGGTTGCGCGGCATGCTCACCCCGGTGCTGATCGGCGCCGTGGTGCTGGCGCCCATTGGCGGGCTGCTGGTGGATAATGTCGACTGGGCCATTCTTACGGTGTTCGCCCTCGCGGCCTGGGTGCTGCTGGCCGGTGTGCGCGACCTGTTCGACAAGACCCGCCACAAAGGCCTGATGAAAGGGGCACGAGGCCTGACCCGCAGCTACTGGGGCATGCACGTGGCCCACCTGGGCATGGCGGTATGCGCCCTGGGCGTGGTGCTGTCCAGCAGCCACAGTGCCCAGCGCGACCTGCGTATGGCGCCGGGCGAAGCGGTGGACCTGGCCGGTTACCACTTCATTTTCGACGGGGCGCAGCACTACCGCGGCCCGAACTTCACCTCCGACCGCGGCACCGTGCGTGTCAGCAAGGACGGCCGTGACGTGACCGTGCTGTACCCGGAAAAACGCCTGTATACCGTGCAGCAGTCGATGATGACGGAAGCGGGCATCGACGCCGGTTTCACCCGCGACCTGTATGTGGCGCTGGGTGAGCCGCTGGAAAACGGTGCCTGGGCGGTTCGGGTGCACGTCAAGCCGTTCGTGCGCTGGATCTGGTTCGGCGGCCTGTTGACCGCCTTGGGCGGCGCCCTGGCGGCGACCGACCGGCGCTATCGGGTCAAGGTGCGCGCCAAGGTGCGCGATGTGTTGGGTCTGGATGGAGCAGCGGCATGA